One window of the Mixophyes fleayi isolate aMixFle1 chromosome 6, aMixFle1.hap1, whole genome shotgun sequence genome contains the following:
- the LOC142160342 gene encoding uncharacterized protein LOC142160342, translating to MGRQGLVSPSPSLLVRSPKPLPSLPLPQYPPPPGVSPLLFSGDSGKQAMSGTASNQAPGLLGPVPASFPPGIRGAHQQQSPAPVSQFSRALGSLAMAGSCPHRPPLPNQPGGGVPANYGSLPYPPREYGSSPEEDSIWLAPYPSLSGRYIHVHPRPYIYNAAGGGSHPPPPLVEQTLYDLPPANANVFSHPVPQIQLPLTTAAADKGGPALLEQRGEELEHAGTQQGAQQIGPGNEGGAEAVRMEAHGAADDPVGIWWLAEASLAPATRKCYQGAWERWLCYQAYINGGTSGQIPSITGFMWKLYNEGVSKARVGSLLAGISFMTRLNGTQDPTKSFIIAKALKGWSRIQPLKNDTRRPIDGQMLARLVEVLRNLTMDEYEALLFGLAFSVAYHGAFRISELVARSKIDIGGALLSRNVVLQPKVIRCKIVRSKTDQLGRGHWLAIKEQQGTSICPVMLANKFASLRPPGEGPWLIHMDNTPLTKFQFNALLKRALGEIGLNPGDYCTHSFRIGAATAAAVRGASITEIQALGRWKSQSYRKYIRPNK from the exons ATGGGGCGTCAGGGTTTAGTATCCCCCTCTCCTTCCCTTCTAGTTAGGTCCcccaaacccctcccctcccttccttTGCCCCAGTACCCTCCCCCCCCTGGGGTCTCCCCCCTTCTCTTCTCGGGGGATTCCGGTAAGCAGGCCATGTCAGGCACGGCATCCAACCAGGCCCCTGGGTTGCTGGGCCCAGTCCCAGCTAGTTTCCCCCCCGGGATCAGGGGGGCACACCAGCAGCAGTCCCCTGCCCCTGTTTCTCAGTTCAGCCGGGCCCTGGGCTCGTTAGCCATGGCGGGCAGCTGTCCTCACCGTCCACCTCTTCCCAATCAGCCCGGGGGAGGCGTCCCGGCCAACTATGGGTCCCTGCCATACCCCCCCAGGGAATATGGGTCCTCGCCAGAAGAGGATAGTATTTGGTTGGCCCCCTACCCTTCCTTGTCAGGCCGGTATATACACGTCCATCCCAGGCCTTACATATATAATGCGGCTGGTGGGGgttcccaccccccaccccccttggTAGAGCAGACCCTGTACGATCTGCCTCCCGCAAACGCTAACGTGTTTTCTCATCCAGTTCCGCAGATACAGTTGCCTTTAACGACAGCGGCAGCAGACAAAGGTGGCCCAGCGCTTCTCGAGCAGCGGGGAGAGGAGTTAGAGCACGCAGGGACGCAGCAAGGTGCTCAACAGATCGGACCAGGCAATGAGGGAGGAGCGGAAGCGGTTCGAATGGAGGCACATGGGGCAGCTG atgatcCGGTAGGGATATGGTGGCTAGCGGAAGCGTCCTTGGCTCCGGCAACGAGAaagtgttatcaaggggcatgggaacggtGGTTGTGCTACCAGGCTTACATCAACGGCGGcacttcaggtcagattccctctattacgggCTTTATGTGGAAGCTTTATAACGAGGGGGTTTCTAAAGCTAGGGTGGGGTCCCTGTTAGCCGGTATTTCATTTATGACTAGACTAAATGGTAcgcaggatcccacaaagtcatttattataGCTAAGGCTTTGAAGGGTTGGTCCAGAATACAGCCTTTAAAGAATGACACTCGCCGCCCTATTGACGGCCAAATGTTGGCTAGGTTGGTTGAGGTCTTACGTAATTTAACTATGGATGAGTACGAGGCTTTGCTTTTTGGTTTAGCTTTCTCAGTAGCGTATCACGGTGCTTTTCGAATTAGCGAGCTAGTAGCCAGATCTAAAATTGACATAGGTGGAGCTTTGCTGTCTAGAAATGTGGTTTTGCAGCCTAAGGTGATTCGCTGTAAGATAGTTAGGTCAAAAACGGATCAGTTAGGCAGAGGCCATTGGTTAGCAATTAAGGAGCAACAAGGAACATCTATATGCCCGGTCATGTTGGCCAATAAATTTGCTAGTCTCCGGCCCCCAGGGGAGGGTCCGTGGTTAATTCATATGGATAATACCCCATTAACAAAATTTCAGTTTAACGCCTTGTTGAAACGGGCCCTAGGGGAGATAGGTCTGAACCCAGGGGACTATTGCACACATTCCTTCAGGATAGGGGCCGCCACGGCTGCTGCCGTTAGAGGGGCATCCATCACAGAGATTCAAGCACTGGGGAGATGGAAGTCGCAGTCCTATAGGAAATACATACGGCCTAACAAATGA